The Leadbettera azotonutricia ZAS-9 genome has a window encoding:
- the atpE gene encoding ATP synthase F0 subunit C, which translates to MELVYLIGAGVAVLTGLGAGIGIGIATSGTAQAISRQPEASGKIMTAFFLGIALAEATAIYGFVTAILLVTR; encoded by the coding sequence ATGGAACTGGTTTATCTTATCGGCGCAGGCGTCGCGGTACTTACGGGCCTTGGAGCCGGCATTGGCATCGGCATTGCCACAAGCGGAACCGCGCAGGCAATTTCACGGCAGCCTGAGGCTTCGGGGAAGATCATGACCGCATTCTTTCTGGGCATAGCCCTTGCGGAAGCCACCGCCATTTACGGTTTCGTTACCGCCATACTTTTGGTCACGAGATAG